GCTGGCGAGTGGTGCGAGCGTCTTTTTTTGCTCGCTATTCAGCTGGCCCCAGCCGGGTTGCGGAGGGGTGCCAATGACTGCCGTGGTGGGTGGGGCAGCCTGGATAGGGCAGGCTAGCGCCAAACAGAGGATTACTCCTCCGATGTGTCGTCTTTTAGCCATTCGAAGAAGTCGTTGTCCATGAAAGCTTCCGGCGGAAGGTCGTCAGACAGCAGGGCGCTATCCACCTCTTCCAGTTCCGTGATGTACTGGACGCTGTGCCAGTAAAAAGAAATCCACATGCCGAGCAGAAGAGCCAGTATGGCCAATATCTGTTTCAGGTAAGGGGCGTTGTGTCCGCCGTTCTTGAGCGTGGATGTGCCAGAGCCTGCAAGGCTGAGTTGGGCGACAGGCTGTTTTTGCTTGGA
The sequence above is drawn from the Dechloromonas sp. TW-R-39-2 genome and encodes:
- a CDS encoding DUF3619 family protein, which codes for MNEERFASRIRQALNHGAKDIPPAAARRLEAARHIALSKQKQPVAQLSLAGSGTSTLKNGGHNAPYLKQILAILALLLGMWISFYWHSVQYITELEEVDSALLSDDLPPEAFMDNDFFEWLKDDTSEE